A genomic window from Salvia splendens isolate huo1 chromosome 11, SspV2, whole genome shotgun sequence includes:
- the LOC121755387 gene encoding coiled-coil-helix-coiled-coil-helix domain-containing protein 2-like has product MHTISPSRLPNLYSGGVLLLAHKHHKFLFLRQFREKNLRKMPRRSSGGRSARPTPRAAPVWNPPQPVRQAPPPAPVQSGHGGSMLGGIGSTIAQGAAFGTGSAVAHRAVDAVMGPRTIQHEAVVSEAIAPSTAPDMRASDACNVQFKAFQDCLNNSGSEISKCQFYMDMLADCRRSSGSMVSS; this is encoded by the exons ATGCATACGATCTCACCGAGTCGTCTCCCAAATCTATATAGCGGTGGAGTTCTGTTGTTAGCTCATAAACACCACAAATTTCTATTTCTTCGTCAATTTCGAGAAAAAAACCTTCGCAAAATGCCTCGCCGTAGCTCCGGTG GAAGATCTGCCCGCCCAACTCCTCGTGCTGCTCCAGTATGGAATCCACCTCAACCAG TTCGTCAAgctcctcctccagctcctgtTCAAAGTGGGCATGGTGGATCTATGCTTGGAGGCATTGGCTCAACCATAGCTCAAG GTGCGGCTTTTGGTACTGGAAGCGCTGTTGCACATAGGGCAGTAGATGCTGTTATGGGTCCACGAACAATTCAACATGAAGCGGTTGTCTCTGAAGCTATTGCACCATCTACTGCACCCGACATGAGGGCATCTGATGCTTGCAATGTGCAATTCAAAGCTTTCCAGGAT TGCCTGAATAACTCTGGAAGCGAAATCAGCAAGTGCCAGTTCTACATGGATATGTTGGCTGATTGCCGCAGAAGCTCGGGCTCGATGGTGAGTTCCTAA
- the LOC121754848 gene encoding uncharacterized protein LOC121754848, whose amino-acid sequence MGKRLRFHRCEDSRLQHRTKQMSQNLVWVPKIPKWEREFCYKIGSFTWENFIEAKKQTRFSYKIMDWNDYAAKEAFLSSKNRFFATINGSLSDSDDLNPDLYIDEIHWDEPNGHDDGFDMPSISDTEDEDEDEEANAVDVSYWDFKPTGWECDCKDERLSEGKDFINR is encoded by the exons ATGGGAAAGCGGCTAAGATTTCATCGTTGCGAGGATTCGAGATTGCAGCATCGGACGAAGCAGATGTCGCAAAATT TGGTTTGGGTGCCAAAAATACCTAAATGGGAGAGGGAATTCTGCTACAAAATAGGGTCATTCACATGGGAAAATTTCATAGAAGCCAAGAAACAAACAAGATTCTCATACAAAATCATGGATTGGAACGACTATGCTGCAAAAGAGGCCTTCCTTAGTAGCAAAAATAGATTCTTCGCCACGATAAATGGCAGCCTCTCTGATTCTGATGACTTAAATCCCGACCTATACATTGACGAAATACATTGGGACGAGCCGAATGGCCATGATGATGGGTTCGATATGCCAAGCATTAGTGATACagaagacgaagacgaagacgaagaaGCGAATGCAGTTGATGTTAGTTATTGGGATTTCAAGCCCACGGGATGGGAATGTGATTGTAAAGATGAAAGATTGTCAGAGGGGAAGGATTTTATAAATAGATAA
- the LOC121756303 gene encoding uncharacterized protein C6C3.02c-like, with protein sequence MARRSSGGRSSRPAPRPAARSPPPQKVSSAPPPAPVQGGSGGSMLGSLGSTIAQGMAFGTGSAMAHRAVDAVMGPRTIQHETVASEAAAAPAPSMGGSDACGVHNKAFQDCLNSYGSDITKCQFYMDMLVECRRNSGSSM encoded by the exons ATGGCTCGCCGTAGCTCCGGTG GAAGATCTTCCCGCCCAGCCCCTCGTCCAGCTGCACGTAGCCCGCCTCCTCAGAAAG TGAGCAGCGCTCCTCCTCCAGCTCCGGTCCAAGGTGGCTCCGGTGGATCCATGCTCGGAAGCCTTGGTTCAACCATTGCTCAAG GGATGGCATTCGGTACTGGAAGCGCAATGGCACATAGGGCAGTTGATGCCGTTATGGGCCCACGCACAATTCAGCATGAAACCGTTGCATCCGAAGCTGCAGCAGCCCCAGCACCCAGCATGGGTGGATCTGATGCATGTGGCGTGCACAACAAGGCGTTCCAGGAT TGCCTGAACAGCTATGGAAGTGACATCACCAAGTGCCAGTTTTACATGGACATGCTTGTTGAGTGCCGCAGAAACTCTGGTTCTTCGATGTGA